One genomic window of Solanum dulcamara chromosome 12, daSolDulc1.2, whole genome shotgun sequence includes the following:
- the LOC129876342 gene encoding uncharacterized protein LOC129876342 yields the protein MAALSASAHVSVRTLLHSSFTKHKLESYTTAAATTTTSKRRIPSSISIHSLAPNTTEHSDSQLQSTTNSVKGWVAFAKNVSGEWDGFGAEFSKQGEPIELPESVVPEAYREWEVKVFDWQTQCPTLAHDDDAFSFMYKFIRLLPTVGCEADAATRYSTDERNISDANVSAFSYQYTGCYVAAWSNNNDGNYNTAPYLSWELEHCLINPQDKESRVRIVQVVRLQDSKLVLENIKVFCEHWYGPFQNGDQLGGCAIQDSAFASTQALDPAEVIGVWEGKHAISSFNNASEKVIQELVDGSTRKTVRDELDLVVLPRQLWCCLKDTVDGETCCEVGWLFEKGRAMTSKCIFSDNGKLKEIAIACESAAPAQ from the exons ATGGCTGCTCTGTCTGCTTCTGCCCATGTGAGCGTTCGCACCTTGTTGCATTCATCTTTCACTAAGCATAAACTTGAGAGTTATACTACTgctgctgctactactactacttcgAAGAGAAGAATACCCAGCAGTATCTCCATACACTCCTTGGCACCAAACACAACGGAGCACTCAGATTCCCAACTTCAATCAACTACAAATTCCGTTAAAG GATGGGTTGCATTTGCGAAAAATGTGTCGGGCGAATGGGATGGGTTTGGAGCAGAATTTAGCAAGCAAGGTGAGCCAATTGAATTACCGGAATCTGTAGTCCCTGAAGCTTACAGGGAGTGGGAGGTGAAGGTATTCGATTGGCAAACTCAATGTCCTACTCTTGCTCATGATGATGACGCCTTCTCTTTCATGTACAAGTTCATTCGGCTCCTTCCTACTGTTGGCTGTGAAGCCGATGCTGCAACTAGGTATAGCACCGACGAGAGGAATATTTCTGATGCCAATGTTTCTGCATTTTCGTATCAATACACCGGATGTTATGTGGCCGCCTGGTCCAATAATAATGATGGAAATTATAATACAGCTCCCTATTTGTCATGGGAGTTGGAGCATTGTTTGATTAATCCTCAGGACAAGGAGTCGAGGGTGCGGATTGTTCAG GTCGTGCGCCTTCAAGATTCGAAGTTGGTATTGGAAAACATTAAGGTGTTTTGTGAACATTGGTATGGGCCATTTCAAAACGGGGATCAGCTGGGTGGGTGTGCTATTCAAGATTCTGCATTTGCTTCTACCCAAGCATTGGACCCTGCAGAAGTCATTGGTGTTTGGGAGGGTAAGCATGCCATCTCCAGTTTCAACAATGCTTCAGAA AAAGTTATTCAAGAGCTTGTCGATGGCAGCACCAGGAAGACAGTAAGAGATGAATTAGATCTTGTTGTGCTCCCAAGGCAACTCTGGTGTTGTTTGAAAGACACTGTAGATGGTGAAACATGCTGTGAAGTTGGGTGGTTGTTCGAAAAAGGGCGTGCCATGACATCCAAATGTATATTTTCTGATAATGGGAAGTTAAAG GAAATTGCTATAGCATGTGAAAGTGCAGCACCAGCACAATAG